From the Limosilactobacillus panis genome, one window contains:
- a CDS encoding PfkB family carbohydrate kinase, giving the protein MTVKPTLVIEDFTALGQISMVAATTILQAMGKSTALLPTAVLSTQTEGFGQPVAIDTQHWLPQAINQWDHAGLVLDSALIGYLGNPALAHSIARLLDHYHPPIRVVDPVMADEGKLYPGLSSKLPSALEELCRRATVITPNWTELCLLAGKQPQRFKVGLLSDLIAQLRVAGISAAVVVTGIVRGEQVSCCLCSKAGYRWFDSPRCPGHFYGSGDAFAALLCGYLAQGCPLEGAVEKASQALAVAVEETQLLNNQGRRYGMKMQKLLAYLSREDENCENAANY; this is encoded by the coding sequence GTGACAGTTAAACCAACGTTAGTAATTGAGGACTTTACTGCCCTGGGACAGATTTCCATGGTGGCAGCGACAACTATCCTCCAAGCAATGGGGAAGTCAACTGCCCTATTACCTACCGCAGTCCTTTCCACGCAAACGGAAGGCTTTGGTCAGCCCGTTGCTATTGATACCCAGCATTGGTTACCGCAAGCCATTAACCAATGGGATCACGCCGGCCTTGTCCTCGATAGTGCCTTGATTGGCTACTTGGGGAACCCAGCGCTGGCCCATTCGATTGCCCGGCTTCTTGATCACTACCATCCCCCAATCCGGGTAGTTGATCCGGTGATGGCTGACGAAGGTAAGCTTTACCCTGGCCTTTCATCCAAGCTCCCCAGTGCGCTCGAAGAGTTGTGTAGGCGGGCAACCGTAATTACACCTAACTGGACGGAGTTATGCCTTCTAGCCGGTAAGCAACCCCAGAGGTTCAAAGTCGGTCTCCTTTCCGACCTAATCGCCCAACTGCGGGTAGCGGGTATTTCTGCGGCCGTGGTAGTAACGGGAATCGTCAGGGGGGAGCAGGTCAGCTGTTGCCTCTGTTCTAAAGCTGGCTATCGTTGGTTTGATTCGCCGCGCTGTCCCGGGCATTTTTACGGGAGCGGCGATGCTTTTGCCGCCTTGCTGTGCGGTTACCTGGCACAGGGGTGCCCACTAGAAGGGGCAGTTGAAAAAGCCAGTCAAGCGCTAGCAGTTGCTGTTGAAGAAACTCAACTTTTAAATAATCAAGGCCGGCGGTACGGAATGAAAATGCAAAAACTACTTGCCTACTTATCAAGGGAGGACGAGAATTGTGAAAACGCAGCAAACTACTAA
- a CDS encoding glucose-6-phosphate isomerase, giving the protein MTTVKFDSSALKQFVHDNELGEMQAMVNAANDELRNGTGAGADFRDWLHLPTEYDKDEFARIKAAAKKIQSDSDILVVIGIGGSYLGAQMAIDFLHNTFYQAQSAKDRKYPLVIFAGNSLSSTYVHDLLQLIGDKEFSVNVVSKSGTTTEPSIAFRIFKKKLIEKYGLKEANKRIYATTDKAKGALKTEADANGYESFVIPDGVGGRYSVLCPVGLLPIAASGADIDKLMEGAAQAEKDYVDPDLTKNEAYQYAAYRNILYRKGYETELLENYEPNMRMFAEWWKQLAGESEGKDQKGIYPSSANFTTDLHSLGQYIQEGRRFLMETVVKLDKPNFDVEIPSEDDNLDGLKYLEGKTMDFANTKAYEAVVAAHTAGGVPVMTVHIPEENEYTLGYLIYFFEVAMGISGYLNGINPFNQPGVEAYKTNMFGLLGKPGYEEVGKKLRAEMEKNE; this is encoded by the coding sequence ATGACAACAGTAAAATTTGACAGTAGTGCCTTAAAACAATTTGTTCACGACAACGAATTAGGTGAAATGCAGGCAATGGTCAATGCCGCTAACGACGAACTCCGTAATGGGACCGGTGCTGGGGCGGACTTCCGTGACTGGCTCCATTTGCCAACCGAATACGACAAGGACGAGTTCGCCCGGATCAAGGCGGCAGCCAAGAAGATTCAATCCGACTCCGACATCCTGGTCGTTATCGGAATCGGGGGTTCCTACCTCGGTGCTCAAATGGCCATCGACTTCTTGCACAACACCTTCTACCAGGCCCAAAGCGCCAAGGACCGCAAGTACCCACTAGTAATCTTTGCCGGTAACTCCCTGAGCTCCACCTACGTTCACGACCTCTTACAACTGATCGGTGACAAGGAATTCTCCGTCAACGTTGTTTCTAAGTCTGGGACAACCACGGAACCATCAATTGCCTTCCGGATCTTCAAGAAGAAGTTGATTGAAAAGTATGGCCTAAAAGAAGCCAACAAGCGGATCTATGCCACGACTGATAAGGCTAAGGGTGCTTTGAAGACCGAAGCCGACGCCAACGGCTACGAATCCTTCGTTATTCCAGACGGGGTCGGTGGTCGTTACTCCGTCCTTTGCCCAGTGGGTCTCCTGCCAATCGCCGCTTCTGGTGCCGACATTGATAAGCTGATGGAAGGGGCTGCCCAAGCCGAAAAGGACTACGTTGACCCTGACCTGACCAAGAACGAAGCTTACCAATACGCTGCCTACCGGAACATCCTTTACCGGAAGGGCTATGAAACAGAGCTCCTCGAAAACTACGAACCAAACATGCGGATGTTTGCCGAATGGTGGAAGCAATTAGCTGGTGAATCCGAAGGTAAGGACCAGAAGGGAATCTACCCATCCAGCGCTAACTTCACCACCGACCTCCACTCCCTGGGTCAATACATCCAGGAAGGGCGCCGCTTCTTGATGGAAACCGTTGTTAAGCTGGACAAGCCTAACTTCGATGTTGAAATTCCTAGTGAAGACGACAACCTGGACGGCCTGAAGTACCTGGAAGGTAAGACAATGGACTTTGCCAACACCAAGGCCTACGAAGCCGTGGTCGCTGCCCACACTGCTGGTGGCGTTCCGGTAATGACGGTCCACATTCCAGAAGAAAATGAATACACCCTCGGTTACCTGATCTACTTCTTTGAAGTTGCCATGGGTATCTCTGGGTACCTGAACGGGATTAACCCATTCAACCAACCTGGGGTTGAGGCCTACAAGACCAATATGTTTGGCTTGCTGGGCAAGCCCGGTTACGAAGAAGTCGGCAAGAAATTGCGGGCAGAAATGGAAAAGAACGAATAA
- a CDS encoding ROK family transcriptional regulator, with amino-acid sequence MDYLINHSPTRCINLSTVKQQLFNHQAISRADIARYTGLHRSTISSLFDELDTQGYIHHLGHGKSTTVGGRKPELYTFNGHYGYVACFNITYAHLYTMFLYVNGKEIGFQRFDTCGQDIITVMELINRQLHKAANRHDTTHGLLGISISIHAIVDHNKVTHSPYYPMNGINFQQYFTNHYHVPVIVGNEANLAAIYERDYARHVSPANFIVLSIHRGPGIGVVANHHLFSGFQGKTGELGSVKVPNLMGQFQEIGDYLSVDHLQAAITKAVGINPHADYSTLKRVVATGRPKVDRVITSFAEVTGQLLFDLQMLYGPEEIFINSPLIELIPQLITKIKATAQQHAVTIPVSVISGSRYVSLLGAAAMIIRQVIELPDRDLDFKWTTSVG; translated from the coding sequence ATGGATTATTTAATCAACCACAGTCCCACCCGTTGTATTAACCTTAGCACTGTTAAGCAGCAACTGTTTAACCATCAGGCGATTTCGCGGGCAGATATTGCTCGGTACACCGGCCTTCACCGGTCGACAATTTCCTCTTTGTTCGATGAACTTGATACTCAGGGTTACATCCACCACCTGGGCCATGGAAAGTCAACTACTGTAGGTGGTCGGAAGCCTGAACTGTACACTTTCAATGGACACTACGGTTATGTTGCCTGCTTCAATATTACCTACGCTCACCTCTATACAATGTTTCTTTACGTAAACGGCAAAGAAATCGGTTTTCAGCGCTTCGATACCTGTGGTCAAGATATTATTACTGTCATGGAACTGATTAATCGTCAGCTTCACAAGGCAGCTAATCGACACGATACGACACACGGATTGCTTGGCATCAGTATATCGATCCACGCAATCGTCGACCACAATAAGGTTACCCATTCACCTTATTACCCTATGAATGGAATCAACTTCCAACAGTATTTTACCAACCACTACCATGTTCCCGTTATCGTCGGAAACGAGGCTAACCTAGCCGCCATTTACGAACGCGATTATGCCCGCCATGTCAGTCCAGCTAACTTTATTGTTTTAAGCATCCACCGGGGTCCTGGGATTGGAGTAGTTGCCAACCACCACCTCTTCAGTGGCTTTCAGGGAAAGACCGGTGAGTTAGGAAGCGTCAAAGTCCCTAATTTGATGGGGCAATTTCAAGAGATTGGTGACTACTTGTCTGTTGACCATCTTCAGGCAGCAATCACTAAAGCCGTTGGTATTAACCCACACGCAGACTACTCGACTTTAAAACGGGTGGTTGCTACGGGCAGACCCAAGGTTGACCGTGTCATAACTTCTTTTGCGGAAGTCACAGGTCAACTGTTGTTTGATCTGCAGATGCTGTACGGGCCGGAAGAAATATTCATCAATTCCCCATTGATTGAGCTCATTCCTCAGCTTATCACAAAAATTAAAGCTACTGCTCAACAGCACGCGGTCACCATTCCCGTTTCAGTCATAAGTGGCTCCCGTTATGTTTCTCTCCTAGGCGCAGCCGCAATGATCATCCGCCAGGTAATTGAACTACCTGATCGGGACCTAGACTTTAAATGGACAACTTCAGTCGGTTAA
- a CDS encoding ROK family transcriptional regulator, protein MTIDHRNLSRINNRKLVLQQLFNNKETSRAEIARQLHLNKSTVSSIYSELDDEGFIEEVRQGESTSSGGRKPHLVCLNHNYGFFASFSIGTSYMASMFNYTNGEIIQYNRQPIEQFDILNIMQMIKKEIKKMQKVDQTGHGLLAIGFSIHGIVYQNKVLDSPFLELNGIDLQEYFEKEFAVPVVLENEANLAAVFEKDYYAADNISDLITISIHRGIGVGVIANGSLYRGNRGMAGEIGRTLMNDHAGNGHKLVKVESLCSEDAIINQVKEVKGLKEIDSDQLVKLYHYDSQVLRIFDHAMELIAEASYNAIVSFGPQEVYFNSTLFEDIPELFKQVQGKLIEMGAFSPIKMIKGARMASLLGASSLAIHQALNLEDFQLKLQWPNEVENID, encoded by the coding sequence ATGACAATTGATCACCGTAATTTATCACGAATTAACAACCGAAAACTAGTTTTACAACAGCTTTTTAACAACAAGGAGACCTCCCGGGCGGAGATTGCCCGTCAGTTGCACCTAAACAAGTCGACAGTTTCATCAATCTATAGTGAACTAGATGACGAAGGCTTTATCGAAGAAGTCCGCCAGGGGGAATCGACCAGCAGTGGTGGCCGGAAGCCGCACCTGGTTTGTTTAAACCACAACTATGGCTTCTTCGCTAGCTTTAGTATTGGGACATCATACATGGCCTCCATGTTCAACTACACGAACGGGGAGATCATCCAGTATAACCGTCAGCCAATCGAACAGTTTGATATTCTGAACATCATGCAAATGATTAAGAAGGAAATCAAAAAAATGCAAAAAGTCGACCAGACGGGGCATGGCCTTCTGGCGATTGGTTTTTCCATCCACGGGATTGTCTACCAAAACAAGGTCCTGGATTCGCCATTCCTGGAATTGAACGGGATTGACCTGCAAGAATACTTCGAGAAGGAGTTTGCGGTCCCGGTTGTCCTGGAAAACGAGGCCAACCTGGCCGCTGTCTTTGAGAAGGACTACTATGCGGCCGACAACATTTCTGACCTGATTACTATTAGTATCCACCGGGGAATTGGGGTCGGTGTTATCGCCAACGGTAGCCTGTACCGGGGAAACCGGGGAATGGCTGGAGAAATTGGCCGGACCTTGATGAATGACCATGCTGGTAATGGCCATAAGTTGGTAAAAGTCGAATCACTCTGTTCAGAGGATGCCATTATTAACCAGGTCAAGGAGGTCAAGGGCCTCAAGGAAATCGACAGCGACCAGCTTGTTAAGCTTTACCATTACGACAGTCAGGTGCTGCGTATCTTTGACCATGCGATGGAACTGATTGCGGAAGCCTCATACAACGCCATCGTTTCCTTTGGCCCGCAGGAAGTTTACTTTAACTCCACCTTGTTTGAAGATATTCCGGAACTGTTTAAACAGGTTCAGGGAAAGCTCATTGAGATGGGGGCCTTTTCACCAATTAAGATGATTAAGGGCGCCCGGATGGCCTCGCTTTTGGGGGCCAGCTCGTTGGCAATTCACCAAGCGCTGAATCTAGAAGACTTCCAGTTGAAGCTTCAATGGCCAAACGAAGTCGAAAATATTGACTAA
- a CDS encoding response regulator transcription factor: protein MNILMIEDNHSVCEMMAMFLKKQNWYYEFAYDGIEAEEKFKADPDKWDIILLDLNLPKKDGMQVAADIRRISSTVPLIMLTARDTESDQVLGLKIGADDYVTKPFSAITLIARIKALYRRSQLGKTANSAQQKGDSGFDVQTKHFRMNTETREVYLYDKQITDLTPKEFDLLKTLASKPRQVFTREQLLQLVWDYEYYGDERTVDAHIKKLRQKLEDLGPQVIKTVWGVGYKFDDENN from the coding sequence ATGAACATATTAATGATTGAAGACAACCATTCTGTTTGTGAAATGATGGCAATGTTTCTTAAAAAGCAAAACTGGTACTACGAATTTGCTTACGATGGGATCGAGGCGGAAGAGAAGTTTAAAGCGGATCCCGACAAATGGGACATTATCCTGTTGGACCTGAACCTTCCTAAGAAAGATGGTATGCAGGTTGCTGCTGATATCCGCCGCATTTCATCTACCGTGCCGTTGATTATGCTAACGGCGCGGGACACGGAAAGTGACCAGGTCCTCGGCCTCAAAATTGGGGCAGACGATTATGTTACCAAGCCCTTTAGCGCAATTACCCTGATTGCCCGTATTAAGGCCCTCTATCGGCGGAGTCAACTCGGTAAGACCGCTAATTCAGCCCAGCAAAAGGGCGATAGTGGCTTTGATGTCCAAACGAAACACTTCCGGATGAACACCGAGACCCGGGAAGTATACCTCTACGATAAGCAGATCACCGACCTGACCCCCAAGGAGTTTGACCTTCTGAAGACTCTGGCCAGCAAGCCCCGCCAGGTATTCACCCGCGAACAATTGTTACAGCTTGTCTGGGACTACGAGTATTACGGGGATGAACGAACTGTTGATGCCCACATTAAAAAGCTCCGTCAAAAGTTGGAAGATCTAGGCCCGCAGGTGATTAAAACCGTTTGGGGAGTAGGCTATAAGTTTGATGATGAGAATAACTAA
- a CDS encoding cell wall metabolism sensor histidine kinase WalK, translating to MKLMYRLMLSFFAIIMLLMIILSFSFINVTNRTLYHNAWFQLRNDADSLVQDAIRYNPSDHSFEGFASPALNSNAKLLSDQNVHFAIYDATHNQVFASNGFTPTITADKWAKLKKGKTIYVRIATPQLSRKVADTRLPQMTEIIRPYRVKNRLVAVVAIATFVSSIEQNMHQIKINLIMALLVAGLLTLLVSYFFARSITRRVRNLQQVTAQVARGNYDVQLPALGKDEIGDLGRSFNQMTASLKASQEEIHCQEERRRQFMANAAHEMRTPLTTINGILEGFQYDVIPEEDKKHSIELMQNETKRLIRLVNDNLNYEKIRTNQITMERKLFDASAVLQNLEEQLSKKTQAQGDTLDVDVAKGLLVYADYDRFVQIMFNIIQNAIQFTQNGQIKIRGKQVENGTQFTVQDNGIGMTPEQLENIWERYYKADRSRMNAKYGESGLGLAIVHRLVQLHGGKITAQSEYGKGSTFTVYFPDEKTALNSKKEADD from the coding sequence ATGAAATTAATGTATCGTTTAATGCTGAGCTTCTTTGCGATCATTATGTTATTGATGATCATCCTCAGCTTCTCGTTCATTAACGTTACAAATCGGACCCTCTACCATAACGCCTGGTTCCAGCTGCGGAATGATGCCGACAGTCTTGTCCAGGATGCCATCCGTTACAACCCCAGTGACCATAGCTTTGAGGGCTTTGCCTCGCCGGCTTTGAATAGCAACGCTAAGCTCTTGTCCGACCAGAATGTCCACTTCGCTATCTATGATGCGACCCATAACCAGGTCTTTGCGAGCAACGGCTTTACCCCCACGATCACTGCTGACAAGTGGGCAAAGTTAAAGAAAGGGAAGACCATCTACGTCCGAATTGCCACCCCCCAACTTTCCCGCAAGGTCGCCGATACCCGCCTTCCGCAGATGACGGAAATCATACGGCCTTACCGGGTTAAAAATAGGTTGGTTGCTGTGGTCGCCATCGCTACTTTCGTGTCGTCGATTGAGCAAAACATGCACCAGATTAAGATCAACCTAATCATGGCCCTGCTGGTGGCCGGCCTGTTAACCTTACTAGTGAGCTATTTTTTTGCCCGTTCAATCACGCGGCGGGTCCGTAACCTCCAGCAGGTAACCGCTCAAGTGGCAAGGGGAAACTATGATGTTCAACTGCCCGCTCTGGGAAAGGATGAGATTGGGGATCTTGGCCGGAGCTTTAACCAGATGACGGCTTCTCTTAAGGCCTCCCAGGAGGAAATTCATTGTCAAGAGGAACGGCGCCGCCAATTTATGGCCAACGCTGCCCATGAGATGCGAACCCCGCTGACAACGATTAATGGGATCCTAGAAGGCTTCCAGTATGATGTCATCCCGGAAGAAGATAAGAAACACAGTATTGAGTTAATGCAAAACGAGACTAAGCGTCTGATTCGGCTGGTAAATGACAATCTGAACTACGAAAAAATTCGGACGAACCAGATTACGATGGAACGAAAGCTGTTCGACGCATCTGCAGTTTTACAGAACCTAGAGGAACAACTGAGTAAGAAGACCCAGGCCCAGGGTGATACATTAGACGTTGACGTTGCTAAGGGCCTGCTGGTTTATGCTGACTATGACCGCTTCGTGCAGATTATGTTTAATATCATCCAGAACGCAATTCAGTTTACCCAAAATGGTCAAATTAAGATTCGCGGTAAGCAGGTCGAAAACGGTACCCAGTTTACCGTTCAGGATAACGGTATCGGGATGACCCCTGAGCAGTTAGAAAATATTTGGGAACGTTATTACAAGGCTGACCGTTCCCGGATGAATGCAAAATACGGCGAATCGGGCCTGGGGCTGGCAATTGTCCACCGCCTTGTTCAACTCCACGGGGGTAAGATTACTGCCCAAAGTGAGTACGGAAAGGGAAGCACATTCACCGTCTATTTTCCTGACGAAAAGACCGCCCTTAACAGTAAAAAAGAGGCCGATGATTAG
- a CDS encoding sugar O-acetyltransferase, with translation MEQNTKDMLAGKPYCPDTAELNQFAQLAHRLCRDYNLTADEDTVERDTIIDHLFSDHQGGVYLQGPIHVDYGRFTSLGKNFYANFNLTILDTCPVKIGDNVMCGPNVSIVTAMHPLCYSQRNIRKQDSGQVTDIEFGKPVTIGNNCWLASNVTICPGVTIGDGCVIGAGAVVTHNMPADSLVLGVPAKAVRKITGADRMNNYPY, from the coding sequence ATGGAACAAAATACTAAAGATATGCTCGCGGGCAAGCCCTACTGCCCGGATACCGCCGAGCTAAATCAGTTCGCGCAACTTGCCCATCGTCTTTGCCGAGATTACAACCTGACCGCCGATGAGGATACGGTTGAACGCGACACAATTATCGACCACCTCTTTTCTGACCACCAGGGAGGCGTCTACCTGCAAGGGCCCATTCACGTCGACTATGGCCGCTTTACCAGCCTTGGCAAAAACTTCTATGCCAACTTCAACCTGACAATTCTTGATACCTGCCCGGTTAAAATTGGTGATAACGTCATGTGTGGACCGAACGTTTCCATCGTCACCGCCATGCACCCACTGTGCTATTCACAACGAAACATTCGCAAGCAGGATAGTGGCCAGGTCACCGACATCGAATTCGGTAAGCCGGTGACAATTGGCAACAACTGCTGGCTGGCTTCCAACGTTACCATTTGCCCAGGAGTGACGATTGGTGACGGCTGCGTAATTGGCGCCGGGGCGGTGGTTACCCACAACATGCCGGCCGATTCCCTGGTTCTTGGGGTCCCCGCAAAGGCCGTACGCAAGATTACCGGGGCCGACCGGATGAATAACTATCCTTACTAA
- a CDS encoding ECF transporter S component, which yields MVKTQQTTKKLTLAAMLIALSIVFGRVFLIPLPWTHGNVNLCDAAIFVGALLLGPWYGGIIGGSAGLFLDLLSGFGQYAPFSFIAHGLEGLVAGWLIRWFPNRWGQLLGLVFGVVVMVVCYFFADAILYSWSTSALGVIPNTLQGVLGAVVAALFERPLKRNLHLSFK from the coding sequence ATTGTGAAAACGCAGCAAACTACTAAGAAGCTAACCCTGGCGGCGATGTTGATTGCCCTGTCAATCGTTTTTGGCCGGGTTTTCCTGATTCCATTGCCCTGGACCCATGGGAACGTTAATCTTTGTGATGCGGCAATTTTTGTTGGGGCGTTGCTCCTAGGGCCCTGGTACGGAGGAATTATTGGCGGCAGCGCAGGCCTCTTCCTTGACCTCTTGTCTGGATTCGGTCAGTACGCCCCGTTTTCCTTCATTGCTCACGGACTGGAAGGCTTAGTTGCCGGCTGGCTGATACGGTGGTTCCCGAATCGCTGGGGGCAGCTTCTCGGCTTAGTCTTCGGGGTGGTAGTCATGGTGGTCTGCTACTTCTTTGCAGATGCTATTCTTTACTCCTGGAGTACAAGCGCCCTTGGCGTAATTCCTAACACCCTCCAGGGAGTTCTTGGGGCGGTAGTAGCCGCGTTGTTTGAACGCCCTTTGAAACGTAATTTGCACCTGTCTTTTAAATAA
- a CDS encoding GRP family sugar transporter: MFLSYLLALVPAIGWGIMPLITGKVGGSTVNQTFGIGAGATIIGLLAFVIAHLTGNPDAVIVSARGFWISVLCGALWSTGQIGQFVSFKRMGVSNTIPLSTVFQLIGNSLIGVIIFGEWHTATARLIGFGALVIVIIGALMTSVTDQSSGKKITIQNFFFLLITTFGYWVYSAFPKIPWLANEKSLGIFLPEMLGILLGSVIYTIASGNISAFKQREQYLNIFGGLSWGIAALAYIFAGRALGVNVAFVFTQLNVVIATIGGVFVLHEQKTHREMGFTIAGIIFIVAGSILTAFAH; the protein is encoded by the coding sequence ATGTTTCTAAGCTATTTACTCGCATTGGTCCCGGCCATTGGTTGGGGGATTATGCCATTAATTACTGGAAAGGTCGGCGGTTCCACCGTTAACCAGACATTTGGAATTGGGGCTGGTGCCACCATCATTGGTTTGCTGGCCTTTGTAATTGCTCACTTGACGGGAAACCCGGATGCAGTGATTGTTAGTGCCCGCGGCTTTTGGATTTCCGTCCTCTGTGGGGCCCTGTGGTCGACTGGTCAAATTGGTCAGTTCGTTTCCTTTAAGCGGATGGGGGTTTCAAACACCATCCCGCTTTCCACGGTGTTCCAGTTAATTGGTAATTCCCTGATTGGGGTAATTATCTTTGGCGAATGGCACACTGCCACTGCCCGCCTGATTGGTTTTGGGGCCCTGGTAATTGTTATCATTGGTGCCTTGATGACGTCCGTAACCGACCAAAGTAGCGGAAAAAAGATCACCATTCAAAACTTCTTCTTCCTGCTGATTACGACCTTTGGTTACTGGGTTTACTCTGCCTTTCCTAAGATTCCATGGTTGGCAAATGAAAAGTCACTGGGGATCTTCCTTCCGGAAATGCTGGGAATCCTGTTAGGGTCCGTTATTTACACCATTGCTTCTGGAAACATCTCTGCATTTAAGCAGCGTGAACAATACCTCAACATCTTTGGGGGCCTTTCTTGGGGTATCGCTGCCCTGGCATACATTTTTGCCGGACGGGCCCTCGGGGTCAACGTTGCCTTTGTTTTCACCCAGTTAAACGTGGTGATTGCAACAATTGGTGGGGTTTTCGTTCTGCATGAACAAAAAACCCATCGTGAAATGGGCTTTACGATTGCCGGAATTATCTTCATCGTTGCCGGTAGTATCTTAACCGCATTTGCCCACTAA